Proteins encoded together in one Impatiens glandulifera chromosome 1, dImpGla2.1, whole genome shotgun sequence window:
- the LOC124918899 gene encoding pentatricopeptide repeat-containing protein At3g16610, with product MSCRGPMLETIHSKICISSYIKLLEDCIQSKLLKPGKLIHQHFLKNCHHPEFHGDSIIVLEKLSRLYIACNKTALAHQVLDQIPHPEKKNKVSIWNSIIRGYAWEGPFDKAISLYREMLESGVRPNNYTYPFVLKACSGLQAIEDGKEVHEHAKLAGFDSDVYICTALVDFYAKCGSLKEAREVFDAMPMRDVVAWNAIIAGFSLHGLYDDVIRLIFQMQEAGLSPNSSTIVSVLPAVGESSALVQGKALHAYGMKKNFHNDVMVATGLIDMYGKCACLSYASRIFDALSFKNEVTWSAMIGSCIACGYLNEALKLFEKRLLNDSTSLSVVTLGAILRLSAMLTDLGRGRSIHGLLIKIGFVSDLMLANTLLSMYAKCGILSEAEAWFNEMVNKDAVSYSAFISGCTQSGYAKEALVVFKKMQLSGIQPDSATMVGVLPACSQLAALQHGISCHGYSVMQGFTENISICNALIDMYSKCGKLHAARLVFDGMHTRDIVSWNTMIFGYGIHGHGNEAVKLFHDLQKSRISPDDMSFISVLSACSHSGLVSEGRMLFHSMTSDYHINPRMEHYVCMVDLLGRVGELDEAYRFIQRMPIDPDVRIWSALLSGCKVYKNIELGEKVAFKIQSIGPESTGNFVLLSNMYSDAGRWNDAADARIAQRNWGFKKIPGCSWVEINRVVHGFVGGDRSHARSEEIYKKLGELLMEMKKMGYNNSLGSGFVMQDVEEEEKESILLYHSEKLAVAFALLSLPASNNKPILINKNLRVCGDCHAAFKYISIISNREITVRDASRFHHFRDGICNCRDFW from the coding sequence ATGTCATGTCGAGGTCCTATGTTGGAAACTATACACAGCAAAATCTGTATTTCTTCTTATATAAAGCTTCTCGAAGATTGTATTCAATCCAAATTACTCAAACCAGGCAAGTTAATCCATCAACATTTTCTCAAGAACTGTCATCATCCCGAATTTCATGGCGACAGTATCATCGTCTTGGAGAAGCTCTCTCGTTTGTACATTGCCTGTAATAAAACAGCTCTCGCCCACCAAGTGCTCGACCAAATTCCTCACccagaaaagaaaaacaaagtcTCCATTTGGAATTCGATCATCAGAGGCTACGCTTGGGAAGGACCATTTGATAAAGCAATTTCATTGTATCGTGAAATGCTTGAATCTGGAGTAAGACCCAATAATTATACGTACCCTTTTGTTCTAAAGGCTTGCTCGGGTTTGCAGGCCATAGAAGATGGGAAAGAGGTTCACGAACATGCTAAACTTGCTGGGTTTGATTCTGACGTCTATATTTGCACTGCCTTGGTTGATTTCTATGCAAAATGTGGTTCTTTGAAAGAAGCAAGAGAGGTGTTCGATGCAATGCCTATGAGAGATGTTGTGGCTTGGAATGCCATAATTGCTGGTTTTTCATTGCATGGATTGTATGATGATGTGATTAGATTGATTTTTCAAATGCAGGAAGCAGGATTAAGTCCTAATTCCTCCACAATTGTTTCGGTTCTTCCTGCAGTTGGAGAATCATCTGCTTTGGTTCAAGGGAAGGCATTGCACGCTTATGGTATGAAGAAGAATTTTCATAACGATGTTATGGTTGCGACAGGATTGATTGATATGTATGGTAAGTGTGCCTGCCTTTCTTATGCTAGTAGAATTTTCGACGCGTTAAGTTTCAAGAACGAAGTGACTTGGAGTGCTATGATTGGATCGTGCATAGCATGCGGGTATCTTAATGAAGCGCtgaaattgtttgaaaaaaggTTGCTCAACGATTCCACTTCCTTGTCAGTTGTTACGCTAGGAGCCATACTTCGCCTTTCCGCGATGCTTACTGATCTCGGAAGAGGAAGAAGTATACACGGTCTTCTTATTAAAATTGGTTTTGTTTCCGATCTCATGCTGGCTAATACTCTCCTCTCAATGTATGCTAAGTGCGGAATATTGAGCGAGGCCGAGGCCTGGTTCAACGAAATGGTGAATAAAGACGCTGTTTCTTATAGCGCTTTCATTTCAGGGTGCACCCAAAGCGGTTATGCGAAAGAAGCTTTGGTTGTTTTCAAGAAGATGCAGTTATCGGGAATTCAGCCCGATTCAGCCACAATGGTTGGCGTCTTGCCTGCTTGTTCTCAACTGGCAGCCCTCCAGCATGGCATTAGCTGCCATGGATATTCAGTTATGCAAGGGTTTACTGAAAACATTTCTATTTGTAATGCACTAATTGACATGTACTCGAAATGTGGGAAGTTACATGCGGCCAGGCTAGTTTTCGATGGTATGCACACAAGAGATATTGTCTCGTGGAACACGATGATTTTCGGTTACGGAATTCATGGACATGGAAATGAAGCTGTTAAATTGTTCCACGATTTGCAGAAGTCTAGGATAAGTCCAGATGACATGAGTTTCATTTCAGTCTTGTCTGCCTGCAGCCATTCTGGGCTAGTTTCAGAAGGAAGGATGCTGTTCCATTCAATGACGAGTGATTACCATATTAACCCTAGGATGGAGCATTACGTGTGCATGGTCGATCTTTTGGGCCGTGTTGGAGAATTGGATGAGGCCTATCGTTTTATTCAGAGAATGCCTATTGATCCTGATGTTCGAATATGGAGTGCATTGCTTTCGGGCTGTAAAGTTTACAAAAATATTGAACTTGGCGAAAAAGTAGCTTTTAAAATTCAGTCTATTGGACCCGAGAGCACGGGAAACTTTGTCCTCTTATCGAACATGTACAGCGATGCTGGGAGATGGAACGATGCTGCAGATGCGAGAATTGCTCAAAGAAACTGGGGATTCAAGAAAATCCCGGGATGTAGTTGGGTGGAGATTAACCGCGTTGTTCATGGGTTCGTGGGAGGAGATCGTTCGCACGCTAGATCAGAAGAGATATACAAAAAACTTGGGGAGCTGTTAATGGAAATGAAGAAGATGGGTTATAATAATAGCTTGGGATCTGGTTTTGTGATGCAAGATGttgaagaggaagagaaagaaagcATTCTCCTTTATCATAGTGAGAAATTGGCTGTTGCCTTTGCTCTTCTTAGTTTACCTGCATCTAACAACAAACCTATTCTTATCAACAAGAATTTGAGGGTTTGTGGTGACTGCCATGCTGCATTCAAATACATTAGTATTATTTCAAACAGGGAGATTACTGTTAGAGATGCCAGTAGGTTTCATCACTTCAGAGATGGAATCTGCAATTGTCGAGATTTCTGGTGA